A part of Miscanthus floridulus cultivar M001 chromosome 6, ASM1932011v1, whole genome shotgun sequence genomic DNA contains:
- the LOC136461222 gene encoding probably inactive leucine-rich repeat receptor-like protein kinase At5g48380 codes for MCRSPFVECWNDVGRILSLNLNGMGLQGSFPRGLQFCRSMTGLDLSGNNLTGPLPTDIDQQLPFVISLDLSSNGFSGEIPRGIGNMTYLNTVNLQHNRFTGQIPDLIGDLARLASLNVADNSLSGPIPGSLQRFAAENFAGNDGLCGAPLGKCKRRFHVRIRARPVRIHLRLRRVNDASSIGGAVGFLVGFVVAFYFPQWFVFFGSLRPYVFPVCA; via the coding sequence ATGTGCAGATCCCCTTTCGTCGAGTGCTGGAACGACGTCGGTCGCATCCTGTCCTTGAATCTCAACGGCATGGGGCTTCAAGGTTCTTTCCCTCGAGGCCTTCAGTTCTGCAGGAGCATGACAGGCCTGGACCTGTCAGGTAACAACCTCACCGGGCCCCTTCCGACAGACATCGACCAGCAGCTACCGTTCGTCATCTCCCTGGACCTCTCGAGCAACGGTTTCTCAGGGGAAATCCCGCGCGGCATCGGGAACATGACGTACCTGAACACCGTCAACCTTCAGCACAACCGGTTCACCGGCCAGATCCCGGATCTCATCGGCGATCTTGCACGGTTAGCTTCGCTGAACGTTGCAGATAACTCGTTGTCAGGTCCCATCCCGGGCTCTCTCCAGAGGTTCGCAGCCGAAAACTTCGCCGGCAACGACGGGCTCTGCGGGGCGCCGCTGGGCAAGTGCAAGAGGCGGTTCCATGTGCGGATACGCGCGCGGCCGGTGCGGATACATCTCAGGCTGCGTAGGGTCAACGACGCGTCCAGCATCGGCGGCGCGGTGGGATTCCTCGTGGGCTTCGTGGTGGCTTTCTACTTCCCGCAATGGTTTGTGTTCTTCGGGAGTCTCCGGCCCTACGTCTTTCCTGTGTGCGCCTGA